In Anomaloglossus baeobatrachus isolate aAnoBae1 chromosome 2, aAnoBae1.hap1, whole genome shotgun sequence, the DNA window gcactgacagtgacagcactagaaggcagcagggagagcactatgttccccaccacagctttaaaacaaagaacccacaaaaacattcttatttaagaaaaataaaaaaacgcccacacacacacattatatatgtgcatctgtagcgttgtgccatgatggcgaccttgacctccacccaaccctttaccccgtgaataatgttatgcagaattcatgaaagctgtacaaaagtttgaaatcaaagacattttttattacaattccctaacattgcttaaacaacaacaaaaacagcataaatattataacaaaaaacaaaaactataaattttggtattgcttattcgagtcatttaaatgttgcctctgtgggctgaaaaattggttcgttggggggaacatgggatactgtgcgggggggtcatgctggaggtgtggtggaggctccatcctcatccatgGCACTTGATCCCATGAAGACTGTTGTCGATGTTCTACGTCACACACTTTTGAGGAGTCTGTGAGTTTCCCCTCTGCCGCCTTGTTgagggcctccagcatgaccctttcgacatgaactctttgtttgtcatccagcttacggagtctttcatccgtaagctgggcaaatccgcaaatggatggtctgctgtgctgatccaggattttcttcgccatatccataaggtctgttgaagatgagttgttcggctgcctcttacgggtcgaggagatccgccgcggtaatggagcttctgcggtctcctcggaagtcccggcaatttcatcatcaccacctgtcactattggcccagcttcacaacgatcctgcggaacaataaaaatgatgttaaaatcagatatcatgagcagcaggcacagggatacacatgcactggaaactaatgggaggggcagactagtactacaagatatgaaatgtcattacatggtatgaaaatagagtgtggagaaactagcaaaggagtatacttatctgaactggaagggatacattttgaaatctgcaacagtaatcatagaaaaccgtagtaactattttcaattaaataatgccatgtacatcaaaagtttcacaaaggtacttacatctccaactgtGGTGTCAGACCGGACCTCAGGCTGTGTTCCCGGACCCAAGGACAGCGATGTTATTGTCCGTGGTACCTCTTGGTCTCTTAtgaaggccagcaaatcgtagtaccaaagctttggaacgtaaagttcctccgttccggcaccagatttgctggccttttccaccttatttagttcctttttataaacGGTGCGAAGACCCTGGATTTTCTTTCGCACAATCTCTGTCGTAATGGTCTCCGTAGGGTTATGCCTCTGGAACAGTTCAATAAGCTGCTCATAGGCCTGCTTTTTCTTGTATCGATTGCTGTAATCGACAGACTTTATCttccacaaacaaggcagggattGATACATCTCAATCACCTCCCTTATGAATTCTTGTTTgttggaagacatctgaaaaaaaaggaaattaatgtattactacattgttataaactaagcacaagaatatagctgctataatactgccacctatgtacaactactttaatactgctcctatgtccaataatataactactataatacggccccctatgtacaagaatataactactatcatactgccccctatatacaagaatttaacatctataatactgcccctatgtacaagaatttaactactataatactgcccctatgtacaagaatataactactataatactgcccctatgtacaagaatataactactataatactgcccctatgtacaagaatataactactataatactgctcctatgtataagaatataactactataatactgcccctatgtacaagaatataactactataatactgctccctatatacaagaatataactactatattactgtccctatatacaagaatataactactataatactgcccctatatacaagaatataactactatattactgcccctatgtacaagaatataactactataatactgctccctatatacaagaatataactactatattactgtccctatatacaagaatataactactataatactgcccctatatacaagaatataactactataatactgcccctatatacaagaatataactactatattactgcccctatgtacaagaatataactactataatactgctccctatatacaagaatataactactatattactgtccctatatacaagaatataactactataatactgcccctatatacaagaatataactactataatactgcctctatatacaagaatataactactataatactgcccctatgtacaagaacataactatatgtacagcggtattgaatatataacgtcaggaatagaaaagctataatacttccccctatgtacatagataaatataactaaatataactataatactgccacaatatacaagaatacagttgctatattaatgtcacgatgtactagaatattggtataatactgcctaaaaaaattacttacctttaagtcaggagaatattgaaaatccaagacgaaatcaacaaattgaaaaaatcactgcaacaaactgcgttctgaaaaagctcaggtagagtgaatggaagcgctactgcgtcgtcttttgtttgatacggtcacccaatcaggcgacgctgtagtgatgaccaatcggaacagaggggcgtgaagaaagacaacgcaaagcgctgtagcgatcaccaataggaacagaggggcgtgaaaagagataacgcaaaccttatctaggggttaaaaccacacctctgactcgtcgtgcaaagacatgtctgaaaccacacaacgaccgtcgacgtcgctatgatctctgcttcgtcgctgctttatttagcatgtttgacagcttactaacgatcatctatggtcgctgcaacgtcacagaatatggtgacgttgcagcga includes these proteins:
- the LOC142290247 gene encoding uncharacterized protein LOC142290247 — protein: MSSNKQEFIREVIEMYQSLPCLWKIKSVDYSNRYKKKQAYEQLIELFQRHNPTETITTEIVRKKIQGLRTVYKKELNKVEKASKSGAGTEELYVPKLWYYDLLAFIRDQEVPRTITSLSLGPGTQPEVRSDTTVGDDRCEAGPIVTGGDDEIAGTSEETAEAPLPRRISSTRKRQPNNSSSTDLMDMAKKILDQHSRPSICGFAQLTDERLRKLDDKQRVHVERVMLEALNKAAEGKLTDSSKVCDVEHRQQSSWDQVPWMRMEPPPHLQHDPPAQYPMFPPTNQFFSPQRQHLNDSNKQYQNL